The following proteins are co-located in the Nitrospirota bacterium genome:
- a CDS encoding carbohydrate ABC transporter permease yields MRRALFYLLIILLALYCAGPLLWQFITSLKPDTELTKLPPILPTSSTMDNYISIFKGNPFLRIILNSAIVAASTTTLSLILGSLCAFGLAKLRIGYKGLILGFVLSVSMFPPIATVSPLYLIIRALGLRDTLFALIITYTTFSLPLAIWVLTNFFREIPDEIYLAARVDGCTPFQVFYKIMLPLAAPGIFATAILVFIFSWNEFLFALTFTSTVASRTIPVGIALFPGLHEVPWGDIAAASVVVTIPLIILVFAFQKRIIEGLTAGSIRG; encoded by the coding sequence ATGAGAAGAGCCCTCTTCTACCTCCTGATAATCCTTCTGGCCCTTTACTGCGCGGGCCCACTTCTGTGGCAGTTTATTACAAGTCTGAAGCCTGACACTGAACTGACAAAACTCCCCCCTATCCTGCCCACCTCCTCGACAATGGATAATTACATCTCCATCTTTAAGGGGAACCCCTTTTTAAGGATTATCCTCAACAGTGCAATCGTTGCAGCATCAACCACCACGCTCTCCCTGATCCTCGGCTCCCTCTGCGCATTCGGCCTTGCAAAACTCAGGATCGGTTATAAGGGCCTGATCCTCGGGTTTGTCCTTTCAGTCTCCATGTTTCCGCCGATAGCAACAGTGAGTCCACTCTATCTCATAATCCGGGCCCTCGGTCTCAGGGACACGCTCTTTGCATTGATAATCACCTATACCACGTTCTCCCTGCCCCTGGCTATCTGGGTGCTCACAAATTTCTTCAGGGAGATTCCTGACGAGATATACCTTGCTGCCCGGGTGGATGGATGCACACCGTTTCAGGTCTTCTACAAGATCATGCTGCCACTTGCAGCGCCCGGCATCTTTGCAACGGCAATACTCGTATTTATATTCTCATGGAACGAGTTTCTCTTTGCCCTCACATTCACATCCACTGTTGCGTCAAGGACAATACCGGTAGGGATTGCACTCTTCCCGGGGCTTCATGAAGTGCCGTGGGGCGACATTGCAGCCGCCTCGGTAGTTGTCACCATCCCCCTGATAATACTCGTATTTGCATTCCAGAAGAGGATTATCGAAGGACTCACAGCAGGCTCGATCAGGGGATAG